The Nocardia sp. BMG51109 nucleotide sequence GGCTCCGCCAGTTCACGAGTCGCTCCTGCGTTGATCATTGCGCTGAACACCTTGCCCGAGGACGTTCATTTGCGCATTTCCTCCGGCCTTATTGTGCATCGTCACGTGGTAGCCATTCCGTGGTTCAGTATCGACCAGGTTGGCGTCCGGGGCCCGGGGGCGCCCGTTGGCTGTGCTCCCTCGCAACGCCACCAGACCGAGCACCACGGCGACCGCGCCGGCACCTGCACCGATGCCGCTGCTGACCCGGTCCGCCTCTTCGGTGCCCAGCAACCAGAAAAGTGCGGCGATTGCCATGACGATCACTCCGATCACCACGACCCAGATCCATAAACTCTTGTGCTTCGATCGTGAGGTTCCCACAGCATTCCTCCCCTTGAGGCACTGCGCCGATCGCGCTGTAGGCCCGCGGTATTACGATCATCGGAGCGCTGCTATTGATCGTTACCGGCTGATGTATTGAGGTTCACCCCGGGTTGTGGACACCGAGTAGAAAGTTGAGGCTGTGCATCGTGTGATCGATTCGGGTCGCACGGTCGCTGAAGTGTCCCGTGAGCTGGGTGTTCACGAGAGTTTGCTCGGTAGGTGGGGGAAAGACGAGCGGCGCGGGATCGCTGCGGCCGAGGTGCACGGTGAGAAGCCCGTGGATGCGGCTGAGGGGGCCGCATTGCTGAGGCTCCGAAGGCAAGTCAGCGAGCTGGAGAAGGACAATGCGTTCCTCTCGAAAGCTTCGGTGTACTGTGCCGCGATGCAGCAGAACCGGCCCGGTTCGATCCGATGGCCGGGTACGCCG carries:
- a CDS encoding transposase; the encoded protein is MHRVIDSGRTVAEVSRELGVHESLLGRWGKDERRGIAAAEVHGEKPVDAAEGAALLRLRRQVSELEKDNAFLSKASVYCAAMQQNRPGSIRWPGTPAPATLPVGPARGRPRGNGSRSPGWLGCWRYRGPVATST